Proteins co-encoded in one Labeo rohita strain BAU-BD-2019 unplaced genomic scaffold, IGBB_LRoh.1.0 scaffold_178, whole genome shotgun sequence genomic window:
- the LOC127158910 gene encoding serine-rich adhesin for platelets-like isoform X1: protein MKIIWTFTLLMIPGVVSSISVTGYSGGGVIITCRYDREYTDNAKYFCRGLWTTTCSDLIKTEEKEKWVDKGRFSLYDDISAAVFTVTIRDLSEQDSGTYQCGVDKSGQTDSYTEVNLKVLTGQKISTVTGFSGGNIIINYKYENKPKESLINICKSGADQCFKPTSTNRAAEWKHDGRFTIHDCSSAGFSRLFIKELNVNDSGEYKMVEVSEDHRFFFKLNLNIEDADCCVKSISLSAAAGGSVNISCKYPQSHSADVKFVCRRSGSDLCAEETSVKENRRWSAEGQIQLYDDREQQLLTGTISHVTQQHSAEYWCGVQSDQGHKSFITRVLISVTDIPKTPLPPSSSSSSSSYSSSSSSLPPPSSSSSPPPLLSSSASSSSSSSSASSSSSSVRSSLSTVVSKSSPSSVTPAGSSLIIPLVLLALIITGLLLLFLFKKHQSRGSGSSSREGAERHVSDTGCDYENIEDTQKQLPTNPSDSPDCVYSKATGDSQVVITSVNDLNYTVVNFQKKADCPDSVSLRNNQDFSEYAAVNHHTA from the exons ATGAAGATCATCTGGACTTTCACTCTGCTGATGATTCCTG GTGTTGTGAGCTCCATCAGTGTGACAGGATATTCAGGAGGAGGAGTCATCATCACATGCAGATATGATAGAGAATATACAGACAAtgcaaagtatttttgtagagGACTTTGGACAACAACATGCTCTGATCTCATCAAGActgaagagaaagagaaatgggTTGATAAAGGAAGATTCTCTCTGTATGACGACATAAGTGCAGCAGTTTTCACTGTGACCATCAGAGATCTGAGTGAACAGGATTCTGGGACGTACCAGTGTGGAGTTGATAAATCTGGACAAACAGATTCCTACACTGAAGTGAATCTGAAAGTTTTAACAG GTCAAAAAATCAGTACAGTTACAGGATTTTCAGGAGGAAACATAATTATAAACTACAAATATGAGAACAAACCTAAGGAGTCTTTGATAAACATCTGTAAAAGTGGAGCAGACCAATGTTTTAAACCAACAAGCACTAACAGAGCAGCAGAATGGAAACATGATGGACGATTCACCATTCATGATTGCAGTTCTGCAGGTTTTTCGCGTTTGTTCATTAAAGAGCTGAATGTGAATGATTCTGGAGAATATAAAATGGTTGAAGTTTCTGAAgaccacagatttttttttaaactgaatctGAATATTGAGGATG CTGATTGTTGTGTGAAGAGCATCAGTCTATCAGCTGCTGCAGGAGGATCTGTGAACATCAGCTGCAAATACCCACAATCCCACAGTGCTGATGTCAAGTTTGTCTGCAGGAGATCTGGATCTGATCTCTGTGCTGAAGAGACGTCTGTGAAGGAGAACAGAAGATGGAGCGCTGAGGGACAGATCCAGCTGTATGATGACAGAGAGCAGCAGCTCCTGACGGGAACCATCAGTCATGTGACTCAACAACATTCAGCTGAATACTGGTGTGGAGTTCAGTCTGATCAAGGACACAAGAGCTTCATCACACGAGTCCTCATCAGTGTTACTG ATATTCCAAAAACACCTTtaccaccatcatcatcatcatcatcatcatcatattctTCATCGTCGTCATCATTaccaccaccatcatcatcatcatcaccaccacCATTGTTATCATCAtcagcatcatcatcatcatcatcatcatctgcttcttcatcttcatcatcagtcAGAAGTTCATTGAGCACAGTAGTTTCTAAATCGTCCCCATCTAGTGTCACACCAGCAG GCTCGTCTCTGATCATTCCTCTGGTTCTTCTGGCTCTGATCATCACTGGTCTTTTATTACTGTTTCTCTTTAAGAAGCATCAGTCTCGAG GCAGTGGTTCGTCATCTCGGGAAGGAGCAGAAAGACAT GTTTCTGACACTGGATGTGATTATGAGAACATTGAAGACACTCAGAAGCAATTACCCACAAACCCCTCTGATTCTCCTGACTGTGTTTACTCTAAAGCTACTGGTGACTCTCAGGTCGTCATCACATCTGTTAATGATCTGAATTACACCGTGGTGAATTTCCAGAAGAAAGCAGACTGTCCTGACAGTGTCAGTTTGAGGAATAATCAGGATTTCAGTGAATACGCTGCTGTCAATCATCACACTGCCTGA
- the LOC127158910 gene encoding polymeric immunoglobulin receptor-like isoform X2, translating to MKIIWTFTLLMIPGVVSSISVTGYSGGGVIITCRYDREYTDNAKYFCRGLWTTTCSDLIKTEEKEKWVDKGRFSLYDDISAAVFTVTIRDLSEQDSGTYQCGVDKSGQTDSYTEVNLKVLTADCCVKSISLSAAAGGSVNISCKYPQSHSADVKFVCRRSGSDLCAEETSVKENRRWSAEGQIQLYDDREQQLLTGTISHVTQQHSAEYWCGVQSDQGHKSFITRVLISVTGVVSSISVTGYSGGGVRIKCAYDEGYTAYIKYFCRGEWSVCTDQIKTEEKDKWVHSGRFSLYDDTRAAVFTVTIRDLSKQDSDTYYCGTERTGYDLYTEVNLKVLTADCCEKSISLSAAAGGSVNISCKYPQSHSADVKLVCRRSGSDLCAEETSVKENRRWSAEGQIQLYDDREQQLLTGTISHVTQQHSAEYWCGVQSDQGHKSFITRVLISVTEMSSSPQLSSPSSSSSSSSTSSSSSSSSSSSSPSPSSSSSSSSSSSSSSVESPQQRMCVRN from the exons ATGAAGATCATCTGGACTTTCACTCTGCTGATGATTCCTG GTGTTGTGAGCTCCATCAGTGTGACAGGATATTCAGGAGGAGGAGTCATCATCACATGCAGATATGATAGAGAATATACAGACAAtgcaaagtatttttgtagagGACTTTGGACAACAACATGCTCTGATCTCATCAAGActgaagagaaagagaaatgggTTGATAAAGGAAGATTCTCTCTGTATGACGACATAAGTGCAGCAGTTTTCACTGTGACCATCAGAGATCTGAGTGAACAGGATTCTGGGACGTACCAGTGTGGAGTTGATAAATCTGGACAAACAGATTCCTACACTGAAGTGAATCTGAAAGTTTTAACAG CTGATTGTTGTGTGAAGAGCATCAGTCTATCAGCTGCTGCAGGAGGATCTGTGAACATCAGCTGCAAATACCCACAATCCCACAGTGCTGATGTCAAGTTTGTCTGCAGGAGATCTGGATCTGATCTCTGTGCTGAAGAGACGTCTGTGAAGGAGAACAGAAGATGGAGCGCTGAGGGACAGATCCAGCTGTATGATGACAGAGAGCAGCAGCTCCTGACGGGAACCATCAGTCATGTGACTCAACAACATTCAGCTGAATACTGGTGTGGAGTTCAGTCTGATCAAGGACACAAGAGCTTCATCACACGAGTCCTCATCAGTGTTACTG GTGTTGTGAGCTCCATCAGTGTGACAGGATATTCAGGAGGTGGAGTCAGAATCAAATGTGCATATGACGAAGGATATACAGcatatataaagtatttttgtagagGAGAGTGGTCAGTGTGTACAGACCAAATCAAGACTGAAGAGAAAGATAAATGGGTTCATTCTGGAAGATTCTCTCTGTATGACGACACAAGAGCAGCAGTTTTCACTGTGACCATCAGAGATCTGAGTAAACAAGATTCTGACACATACTACTGTGGAACTGAAAGAACTGGATATGATTTATACACTGAAGTGAATCTGAAAGTTTTAACAG CTGATTGTTGTGAGAAGAGCATCAGTCTATCAGCTGCTGCAGGAGGATCTGTGAACATCAGCTGCAAATACCCACAATCCCACAGTGCTGATGTCAAGTTGGTCTGCAGGAGATCTGGATCTGATCTCTGTGCTGAAGAGACGTCTGTGAAGGAGAACAGAAGATGGAGCGCTGAGGGACAGATCCAGCTGTATGATGACAGAGAGCAGCAGCTCCTGACGGGAACCATCAGTCATGTGACTCAACAACATTCAGCTGAATACTGGTGTGGAGTTCAGTCTGATCAAGGACACAAGAGCTTCATCACACGAGTCCTCATCAGCGTTACTG AAATGTCTTCATCACCACAGTTATCATCaccatcttcatcatcatcatcatcttctacttcttcttcatcatcatcatcatcatcatcatcatcaccatcaccatcttcatcatcatcatcttcttcttcttcttcatcatcatcagttGAATCTCCACAGCAGAGAATGTGTGTCagaaactga